A stretch of the Bacillus anthracis str. Vollum genome encodes the following:
- a CDS encoding winged helix-turn-helix transcriptional regulator, with translation MEHNSCLCPKFESAFTLLSKKWTGLIIKSLLEESKRFREIADIIPNMSDRMLSERLKELESEGIVVRNVYPEVPVRIEYGLTDKGKALESVMDEVQNWAEKWMK, from the coding sequence GTGGAGCATAATTCTTGTTTATGTCCAAAGTTTGAGTCAGCTTTTACTTTGCTTAGTAAGAAGTGGACTGGCTTAATTATTAAATCTTTGCTGGAAGAGTCAAAACGTTTTAGGGAAATCGCAGATATTATACCGAATATGAGCGATCGTATGTTATCAGAGCGTTTAAAGGAATTGGAAAGCGAAGGCATTGTAGTTCGTAATGTTTATCCAGAAGTACCAGTTCGAATCGAGTACGGCTTAACGGACAAGGGAAAAGCGTTAGAAAGTGTTATGGATGAAGTCCAAAATTGGGCTGAGAAATGGATGAAATAA